In a single window of the Raphanus sativus cultivar WK10039 chromosome 9, ASM80110v3, whole genome shotgun sequence genome:
- the LOC108827476 gene encoding uncharacterized protein At1g28695-like: MFISNSSSGNLVVAVALLFVGALYVCFSSRLISDPISGLGHIGNPLRTIKLPVNELESALDSAAIGNNKTVIITMVNKAYVEEVEGGRTMLDLFLESLWEGEGTVSLLDHLMVVAADQTAYDRCRFRRLHCYKMETEGVDLQGEKVYMSNDFIEMMWRRTQLLLDVLRRGYHLIFTDTDVMWLRNPFSRLSNNGTLDMQISVDSGIGGHLVNTGFYYVRSNNRTISLFQKWYDMRLNSTGMKEQDVLKKLLDSGFFNQLGLTVGFLSTTHFSGFCQDSTDMGAVTTVHANCCRHISAKVFDLTLVLRDWKRYKASHVNTKWSPHAKCWSSWNDTQYTPKT, translated from the exons ATGTTTATCTCCAATTCCTCTTCCGGAAATCTCGTTGTGGCCGTTGCTCTCCTCTTTGTCGGCGCTCTATATGTCTGCTTCTCCTCACGTTTGATCTCTGATCCTATCTCCGGTCTAGGACACATTGGTAACCCTCTG AGAACGATCAAGTTACCGGTGAACGAGCTAGAGTCGGCGCTGGACAGTGCGGCAATAGGAAACAACAAGACGGTGATAATAACGATGGTGAACAAAGCGTATGTGGAGGAGGTTGAAGGAGGGAGGACGATGTTGGATCTGTTTCTAGAGAGTTTATGGGAAGGAGAGGGTACCGTGTCACTTCTGGACCATCTGATGGTGGTGGCAGCGGATCAGACGGCCTACGATCGCTGCCGCTTCAGGAGGCTACACTGCTACAAGATGGAGACAGAGGGAGTTGACTTGCAGGGAGAGAAAGTCTACATGTCAAACGATTTCATTGAGATGATGTGGCGGAGGACTCAATTGCTCCTAGACGTCCTCCGCCGTGGCTACCATCTCATTTTCACG GACACTGATGTGATGTGGCTAAGGAACCCCTTCTCCCGGCTAAGCAACAACGGGACCCTGGATATGCAGATAAGTGTGGACAGCGGCATAGGAGGACACTTGGTAAACACTGGCTTCTACTACGTCCGTTCCAACAATAGGACCATCTCTCTTTTCCAGAAATGGTACGACATGAGACTCAACTCCACGGGCATGAAGGAACAAGACGTCCTCAAGAAGCTTCTCGACTCAGGTTTCTTCAACCAGCTCGGTCTCACTGTTGGCTTCCTCAGCACCACCCACTTCAGCGGTTTCTGCCAAGATAGCACTGACATGGGCGCTGTCACCACCGTTCACGCCAACTGCTGCCGTCACATCTCTGCCAAAGTCTTTGATCTCACTCTTGTTCTTCGTGACTGGAAACGCTACAAAGCCTCACATGTCAACACCAAGTGGAGCCCCCATGCTAAATGCTGGAGTTCATGGAATGATACCCAATATACCCCCAAAACCTGA